Within Astyanax mexicanus isolate ESR-SI-001 chromosome 2, AstMex3_surface, whole genome shotgun sequence, the genomic segment GAGCTTCATTAGATAAAAGTATGTGAGGGAAAAAGAGGCATAAATAAACTAGAcacaatcattttttttcagtgagaTACAAACATGCTCAAAGTTATGCGCTAATTGCAAATAAAGATGGAATCGCAATGTTCACTGCTCACAAATTAAGATTTGGGGAATTCCAAAGGATTACATATGACAGCAGCGCAGTGTTTACAGCCAATAGATTAATCTCAGAAGGGCAGATagtattcattaaaataattggcTGGATATTTTGTAAGCTTCTTaagtcagtgtgtttttttatgtaggTAATGTATCTCAGATTAATAAGCATGTGAGCTTTTGTAGCCTGCACTTAGCGCCTATTAGACAGCTGACTGAGTACACATTCGTCCTTGCAATCAACCATAAAGAGGGTGAAGAGGTCAAACTCTCCCTTCGGAGGAGTAGGAGCAACACAAAATGAGCGAGAggcagagacagaaagaaagagtcaAAAGCACCAAgtttatacttatttatactaGAGTCACAGAGATAATTCTGATATAATGTACATCTCAATTCAAAGTCTGTAATGGCTACATTTAACAGACCAAATGAGTAGCACCTAGTAATAATTCTGAAACTACTAAAGGTAAAGGTAGACGTGTGCTTTATTTTAGCTAGATTCGCTTTACCAGAGGAGGTCCGGTAGTGTAATTTGTAAGTGATCTGACTGTTCAGTTTACACAGGATAATTGATCTGCGCAATTTCCCCAAATTACTCTAGATTACTTGGATTGAAACATCATAGCCTGGACTTTCATGTCAGTATTTAGCCCACAATTAAACATACAAGAAAGATCCTTTCCCAGGCTAAAACAAATTGTACTGGGACAGTCATGTGACCTCTCCAATTTACCAATGATGTCCAACAAGCTTTGCAAGGGGTACTTTGCAGATCAGCTTTCTTTTCTAGTTAGCATATAAGAGGTGTGGATGTCTATTAGCAGGTTTGTTATAACAGTACTGTGTTTAATTTGAACGGAAATACTTTTATTGACGGAGCTCCAGGATCAGCAAATACAAGGCCTTTTTAAACTGCATTGGTTCAACCTGAGAAGGACTACAATTTGAGTGATTACCTATGAGAAAAAGCTGTGGttttaatgtattattgtattttacagtataattttatttaactaaaatatatatttaggacaTTACATGTTTAGCTCTTTAAAATATTGTAACCGCATAATTATGGTGTTATATAATCATTAgaccagtggcataaaatggtcttaaaattacaaaaaaatattttcaggacaattcaatatatttataataactgtGTTAGTGTGAAAGATCTAAATGCAATTATTACCAAttgttttagtgtaaaaatcctaTCTTAGTATTGTGACTTACATTACTGTATATCCAACATTGGTCAAAATAATTAATGCTTCTAAACTGACGCACATATGCAAAAAGACAATGCTTCATAACAGGTTTAAGTTTCATCCTACTCATCATCACAGGAGCTTTCAAGCTGTTCTAATGGCTGAGAACTGTGCTCAACATAAAGAAAGTGTTCAAGCTTGTTACCTCCTTAGTTTCCTAAAATCTTAATTTTTCATCTTTCGTTATTTCTTCCTACACACAGTTTACAGTATATGTCTTCCAATTCAGTTTGAACAAAGACATCACCACAAATATTTATCCTACCACTGAAAACTTTCCTAAATGGTGTTTTGGTCATTTTCTTTCTCTGAGTTGCGTTGCAAAATATTAGATATGTATCAGATATAAAAGTGGcccaaaaaagaaatgaaaatgtcAGATTAACACAAAAGTGTACTTCTGTACTTTTCACCCTGCCACACTTGATAACATCAGTgtcacatatgacaaaaaaaatactagATTCAGCCCACTTTTATTATATGCATAAATATAGCCATGTTCACACGGATGATTACATGTCCTGGACCTGTCTGCATTTGTTTGAATCCTTTTGATTTCTGTCTTAACACTGACCTAAATATCCAGACTTTTGTGTTCCATATTTGAATTATAGTCAGGCCCATATCTGCAAAATGATACATTAGATTTTTAACATAGTTCTTTAATATTCACAGGCTCACAAATCATCACAGTGTGTTTTGGGCCATTACACTTATGCTGTAATCATCTACTTTATCTGTCTTTCGTGGTTTTACAGGCTTGTAAAACCACATTCcttcttaaaatgttaaaattgttgATTTGGCCACTCTTAAacattcacctctctctctctgataagtTAGTTTTGCATTGTCAAACTGAAATGTCTACTTCACTTGTATCAGCCCCTCTCTAAAGCACATACAGACCACAGACCTTAAGAGTTCCCAGGAATAGCTACCAAATGCAATTTCAACACTTGAACTCCAGACCTTTTATAATTTTTAATCTGTCATCAATAATGGGAGAACAGGCCACAACTGGccacaaatatattttttcaggtCTAAAAAATGGTGGAACAATACGAAAAACAGCTCTAATTCTAGTTtctttttattcaatatttttgtttaacacCTTGAATTAAAGCTAACTTTGCAGATTTTAACTGGACATTAAATCATAgattttaaaacaacaacaactcaaAATCATATCACACATTCATAAAGCATAATTTTAGTGTCAAATGTAAAACATACCTGAGCCCGATTCAAATTTTTTATCTGACCTGCAATACAAAGTCAAAcagttattacatttttaaaaaaagtccAGATTTGGGTTGTTCAGCAATACTTTTACAGAACATGGGAGAACATTTTTCATCTTGTCAAATCAGAGTCCAACACCAACCTCAATCTTCCATTCTGAAGCTACTCTTTTCGTGAGTGTTTCATTTTCTCTCATTCCTCTAACCCCTCCACAAAAAAAGGGAAATATCTAGTGAGCAATAAGCAGGCAATTTGTGCACTCTGGGATGAGAGTTTGGAGGAGGGAAGGTATGAGGGCTTTGCCTGTCTCCTTTGAGAACATCGTTTGTGAGATATGGGCTAACGCCAGCCATAAATTCAGCAGCCTTTGATGCTCTCCAGCGAGCTGTGGGAAAAAGGCGACCTGGTAATGGCTCCTGGGCCGGTTTCGGACACCCTGTCAGGTAGAGTTAACCTCAGGCTGCCCGCAGCCAACTGGGCCTGCAGCTGGGCCACGTGTGGAGCAGCCAAAACCACCAATTACACCGCACCAGAGACACACAGTGGCTTCAGCTGGAGCGTGAGCTTGGCTACTGCGTTCTCCAAGCACATCCAGTGCTTACAAAACAATAACTCGCACATGAGCTACATGAGCCTTTCTGCTAGGAGTAGAACAGATATGTAAgctctacttttatactttcaTAGAACCCCAGTGTTTTTACATCTTGCTTACATTTTGTAAGTTTGAATggcataaataaaaaagaaatcatgtAAAATAATAACTAATTCAGTGACTAGAAATTAActaccaaaaaaaagaaaaaaagaaaaaacttactTGAACAGAGGGGTTCCGCAAACAACACAGGTATACGTTCCTTCTTCTTTGTGGTCTgcatactctcctctgaatgcaCTAGAAAAGTAATCATACATGTAAGTGTTTATTCTATATCCTTAAAAAAAGGCTACACAGCAGTTTAATAAAGCCCTTAAAGTGTAAGTTTTGTACTGCTTTTTGCTGCCTGCTAAACACTCAAAAAAACTTGACAGTAATGCACGTAATGTTGCTATTCCGCAACACTTAAAAATACGTTTTTGCACTAAGGATACCAAGCGAGGAAGTGTTTCAGGTGTATTTTTCTTATCTTCCTGCAAACACATGAGGTGTGCAACAGTGCACAATTGCTCTTAGATCTCTATATAATTTTCTGCATTAACGCTGTATCACAGAAATGTACTGACATTCCCCCATACCATCCTCCAtcattttttggaatgtgttgaaTGCCtgtaatgcaggaatggatgtatataaacaaaatgtaataaagttgaccatataatgtaaaatatattggtTTTATACTgtctggaataaaaaaataataatttgttgctGTAAAATATCAAACGCAAAACAAATAATTTATCAAAAACAAAGTAAGTCTTAAAGAAGTATTTTGAAAATGATCACTATGCAAAACAATGTAACTCACGGTACAACATGTAAACTGACTGTAAGCAAAGTGGCCTCTTTTGTGTCTTCAGTACAGTCTAATTTCctgttttgtaattttttctctctcattaatATAGACACATGTATATTTTGGCACATCTGTTTACATTTGTATCTACATAAACTATTCTTTGCATTTATCTTTTATATTGTATCTCCCCTCTCTGGGGTAGTTTGAAAAAttggaagaaaaataaaaaaataaagtaaatatatatatatatatatatatatatatatatatatatatatatatatatatatatatatatatatatatatatatatatatatatcgaagTATTTTCATAGGCTTTCTAAATTGGTAAAAGTAATACAGATAATAGTTTTAATTTCATATATATTAAGCATTAATACACAATTAAATCAACATGTGTGGTCAAATATGTGCATACCGTGTATTTTCAGCAGCTTCAATCGTGGCTTTGTCAACCATCTTTAAGAAGCGGAACTGTTTTAGAAGTCTCTCTTAGTTGTTAACAAACtgcatttttgttgttttcactGAGGTTTCTCTCACTCATGAATCAAGAATGAAGAATCAGAATCAAGCCAGTTCATCAACGGTTTCATTCTGACCGCTACGGTTAAGAGGCTCAACCGTCTACTCAAACACCGCTATTCCTGATCTGGCTGCGGTGAGGGCGACATGCCGTGGGACAGCGTATCTAAAAGGGGAGCAGCTCGGTTGGTAACAGGCTGGGCTGCAGCCACAGGCCACACTGCCGGCGAGCAAGCCACAAGCCTCAGAAAGCTCAGCACCCTCACCCACATGCAGGCTCGGTGCCGGAGGCATTTTTCACATTCCTCCTACCAATGGGCCGACAAATACTTTCCCCACGTGTGCTTCCCAGTGAGAGGGGGAGACGAGCCACAGAGTTCCCCCTTCTTCTCTCCAAACGCACCCTGACGCCCGCTGGCACAGTCCTGCCACTCGCTTGCGCCCTCAACCACTCAGCTCCGCCAGGCCAAACAGGGCCAGCAACAAGCTCGGGCCAGTCGGGAGGCAACCGTCCATACAGGCGTGACAGGAAGTTCATGTGACACATCTCAGAAACATTTCTCATCCATAAATCTGTACGGCGGATGTTTTGAATATTTGCACAGCTCTTTGAATCCAAGAAAAAATAAAACGGATTAAATAAAAGGAAAGgaatgaaacaaacaaaacattaaaatgcattttggGTTTCAATGTTTGAACTCATTTAcctagaaaaaacaacaacaaaaaaaacattgcgcACTCTGTAATGATTGTGACGTCACAGCAGCTCTTAGCTTTTCATGCATAAAAGCCAGATTCAAACGCACTGCCAGATTTCAATTTGCATAATAAATGACAATTAAAAGTTGTTAACTCTCAACTGTCCTACAAAAACTAGActagtttaaaaaatgtgttaaaaaagcgttctcatatttatttatcttttttccaATTCTTTCAAAATCATCTCACATAAACATCatgattaaatttatatttaaaagcctgttttaaatgtattgaaATCATTATGATGTCATACTCAGTACTGCAGTGGCACTGACATAATGGTGCAGTGTGAGTCTATGTTGAGTCAGTATGAGGGGTTCACACACAGCAGACAAccaaaaaataaaccagaaaagcTTCTGTCTCTTTATATTTACAAGGTGGATGAGCTAGGGTGGATGAAACGTATTGTTGTATCTGAacattattatattactatatttatattatatgtttataaaataggtaaatatacagacatataaatatatatatatatatatatatatatatatataaatatatatatatatatatatatatatatatatatataaatatatatatatatatatatatatatatataaatatatatatatatatatatatatatatatatatatatatatatatatatatatatatatataggtaattTTCAGCTGTATTTTACCAAACAGTAGTAcaagtttatttatgtttttatttaaagcaaCTGAACATGCACTTGGCATTGGTCATTAATTGCAACTCATTAACATGACAATTTTTTATGGATTTTACAGAATATATGTAAAATACTACATAGAGAGCAGAGTTCACCACCATGGTGACTTTATGAATAGGTCTTACATACCATGTGCAGCTCAATAACCTCTGAAgtaatatgaatattaataattTTCACTGATCAACCATAAACACAGCCCACAGAGGCTTAGGCTGAAAAACCCTTCATTTGGGTACCTGAAATAACCTCCAGGCCATAAAAGTGTTTACTTCACAGAGTGATGGTCTCACCTTTCTGTGCCTTTCTCCTGAGTGACATGATACTGCATGGGAGTCAGGCGCTTCCTCAGCTCCTCCTGAGGAAAGCTTTTGGGCCACGTCTTCTTCGAGCGGCATGTCCCTAGAGAGGTTAAAAATGTGTAGAATGCAAGTCAGTGTCTCCAGACTTGACTGCGACTGATACTACTGCCACTGCAAAAGAAAGggcaaaccaaaccaagccatcATATAAGCAGTTTTAATGACAACCACTGTTCCAAGCAGGAGTCAATGCTTACTGTGCTATCGGTGTGTGGCGAACATGAAATTATGCGCACATTcctatatatgcatatatattttacagacaCGCAAAAGCATGCACTCAGATGCGCCTGAAGATGGTAAAGCACATTTATCAGGAGTACATGCTGCTCTAAGTGATCTGgatcatttttgtattttgagaGCTTTGGTTCttacactgacatggcaaaagtcatagtacatacatatataaattgtatataaattaatcataaagtgttacctcaggtaaCAGCTTGGAAATGCTCACACCTGTATGAGTTGTGAACTGTTTTCTTATGAGTAAAGCTAAACATTTGCAAGCtaacgtgctcatggcaaggcgacatgAATTATTGATTGTTGCCAGATGGATGAGACAATGGTGAAGTTTGAAAGGATGATATTTAACACTTCTCGTTTCACAGCGTCACATTTGTACCAGTAATAAGTCAAATAAAGCATTATACCAAACACAGTGAACGATTTTGACTGAAAGTGTATGTCTAGAATGGTCAGTGCAAATGGACAAGCGACTAGTTCTTGTTTCTACtccatgacttttgtcacgtcagGGTATTTCTTGACTCTTGcctggaaaaaaaacatacaataacaATGGGAACACTGTActacacacttaaaaataaaggtgcttcaaatggttctttaagaAATGCCATAGAAAAAACTATTACCCAAAAATGTAGAGTGGGAAGACCCTTTTTTATGAAGTCttgaaagtttttatttattttttttcaattcaaaggttcttcacactcacataTTACTGATATACATTATAaatcaaaagtggttcttcaACAGCATCGTTCAAAGAACCATTTCaagtacctttatttttaagaatgttcaAGACAGCAGGTCAGTGCAAAATGATGTGCTACAGCCAAAGTAtatcaccacacactgcactctgtTATTTACAGTGAAATTACGACTTCATGTAAACGTTCATGTTACTTAGGGAAGGGAGTTTCTACCACTACAGGCAACAGTGAGAGCGCACAGACTGTCTAAGGTTGCAACAATGGTGACCTCTAGAGGTCAAATGAGACTTGAGTTATTATCCCCACACGGGGGCAGTAGGTTTTTACCAAAAGTGAACATTCCAACCTCCCAACAATAAAGACATTTCTGCACACCCTTTTCCATCCATGAAGAAAATGACACTGTGTATTAACAATTTACAACACCAACGATCCAGTGAGACTAAATACAACATGCTATAAATCAGAAATTCCTTCATTTTAACTCCTAATAACCCTGATAATAAACTTTGCAAGCAGGGTTTTCACAATGGGTCCCGTCTGCACCGCTGGGACCACTGTAGATAACGCTGAAATACAACTTCCACCCATTATTTCTTCTTTCAGCTAATATTAATTAAGTCCCCCTCATCAGATCAGAACACTTTTACGATGCACGTGGGGCCTGTGGTGGCTGTGTTAGTTAGTGCTGCTGCTTTGCAGAGGGGCTGTGCACTGGGGCTGTCACTTGGGCTATGTGGAGAACTTTTCCCCATCTCCCCACAAGATTGAAACCATGTGAGCAGATGAAATAATGGGGTCTTTAAAAGGTCCCATTGGTGAATGGGCTTCATTGATGGGCCCCTCTCTGTCCAGTGAGTACAAAGTTACTTCTGACACAAATTCAGGGAGGAATGGGGGCAGAGAATGCAGAGGAGGGGTGGTGGGGTCCCTTCTTTACAGGACTCCCCCATATTCTTCCTCTCTGTTAGGGCACTTCTGGATCATATTagagaccaagagagagagagagagagagaggagagagagagagagagagagagagagagagctgtagctttatttatttgtcCAGAAGAGCTTCTGAAGAGGCATCTAAAGAAATTTGGGAATTTGACCCATGTTGTCTCTGCAAATTGTTTAGTTTTTGAGTATCAAGAGCACATTTTTCCCAACATTCTGCCTCAGTATGATTCTATCTGTGTTGTTTTAAATAGCTGCTATCCGTCCCACAATTTGTTGTAAAAACAAAACACTCAGACTCAGGGAGACCAGCAAAATTCAGGCATAGTCATGTCTGTGTTCAGACTTGTTACACCCCAGACTAAGCTCCTGTGGATTGTGACCAGGGGTCTACCTACTACACTACATAAAAATGTTGTGCAATTCTATTATCTAACGTACAATCTATTTAGGACCAAAGTGACAAgtgatttagaaaaaaataaaagaatacactCGAAGCTCAGCTGTGCATGCAAGCTTATAAAAGAAGTTAAAGAATATGTTAGGAGTTAATCCATGAGCAACTGAAGAATCTAGAGAAAGGAGGGACAAAGAAAAAATGTGACATTTCATAGCAAGGGGTTGTCAAATGCAGAAAAAACCCTTCACAAAAACAACAGCGCATGCTGTTCCTCTGTAATCTCTAAATTATATCTGAATTTTATCTCCTCTCCCAAGACTTATTCTGACAACTGTCCTTACTAGATCAGCTGACACAAGTACTAATCTGATATTAGTCATTTGACAAATTTAAAATAGGAAAACCTCACTCACATTCATGTCACTGATCTAGACAATCTAATTAAATTCTTAGTAAGTCTggcacaataattacatttttatcatacaatatatggacataaccttAGTATTTTATGCTGAACTCAATATTACCCATTGTGTTTATTTAGCAAGAAGAGCCCATTTTTGTGAATGAGTAGGTATGATGGCtttctttaaaatgaattgatttacttatttactttatttatggaAGTTCACTGCTCTTCAAAAGAAATGTGCAAATACATTATTACACTGTTGTAAAATCAAGTGTAATAAAGTGCCATGATAATGTCCTAATATGACCATAATATCATTTATAGAAATCATTTTTTGGGCAGTTCATCgaccaaaaaaaactaattattgtaacaggcccCCAAACAACACTCCCCAAACAACTACTGAGTTCATATCCCTGTGCAGCAATGTTGCAGGGTTTTAATTCgccaaaagaaaaaagaaaaaaggttttcTCAAACTAATCATCAGGAACTTTCCAGGTGGTGCTTAAAATGGTTATTTGAGTGATTCAttaaatgaaacatttttatGAAAGAACTATCTGCCTGAAGACCATTTTAACAGTTTATATAACAGTTACAGTTATGTAAATGTTCTTTAAAGTTTGTTCGCAAAAACATCTCTTCTAAAGAACAGTTCTTTATGGGACCAAAATGGCAATGCTCAAAGAACCTGTAGCACACTCTTTTAAAGatcatttaattattataaatctTTAGGAACTAAAATtgaatgaaattaaaataaatatttaaacttaaacaaaataaacagtttggGTCAGTTGTTAAGTAAAAACTTCTTATTAAGTAAAAACAAGGGGTAACTCttttagagtatatatatatatatatatatatatatatatatatatatatatatatatatatatatatatatagtcatattTGTAACTGAAATAATTTCATTTATAGGACCCaaattacatttgtgtttcttCTGAACAGCAGAATTTAAGTTATGTTGTCAGGTTAAAAACTCTGCAAGGAGGGTTTTCCTGCAAGTGACTACAGTTCGAACCCAACACGAGCCCCTTGCCAAACACTCACGCGTGCGCACAAAGAGGGAAGCGTGTGTTAGAGCTCGCAGAGGCAgagcacactacacacacactgcacacacacacatagcatcCAGTGGACCTGAGGGAAGCCCGCAGGCCTTGAGTTTAACAGGTTGGCTTTTGGTCACCAGATGCAGCAGATTGAACCCGGACATGGCTGCTGTTAccactgatgctgatgctgatgctgttgctgctgctgctggaaggaGAGCAAGCGACAGAGGGCCGTCTGCCGCTCAGgctagaaaacaaaaacacaggcGGGGCACAGGAAGGACAGAAAACACAACACTGGTCAACACAGGATGTCAGTCACAGACAAGTACACGTACGGTAAAGAGGTCAACCACAGAGCGGCCAACATCTCAACTCTCATGCAAGGAAATGCCCTTTAAATGACGGGATGAAGGAAGAGAGGATGGTAGGTACAGATCATGGTGTTAACATCAAGCACCTATTCCAAATGGGATTCCTCGCAGGCAAAGAGACTGAACTGATTTGAAATGAATTTCAGTCAGAGGATTTACACACTAAAGGAGGACTAGAGAAAAGAACAGGGGGTTAATAATGAAGTTAGAAAGTTTCAATTAAAACAAGGTAAGATTAATTACACATAAAGCCAACCCCTCCCAGAATAAACATCATACATAATCATGTTTTTTCCCTGCCATACCTGTGAAGATCCTCAAAACAAGAAATGCAATGAACAAGCTTTATTCCACTTGAGTACTGGCTTTTTATAGCTTTTGAGGTGCTGTCATTTCTGAAAAGAGTTGTACAGAACAAAGCTAACGAAAAGAAAATGGTTATAAATAGATAACCAAAGTAGAATGCGGATGAAAAGGACTTGCCAAAGAATTCTCTGTCTGTCAAAAACACCAGTGATCACTCTGGCTGTAGCACATTAAAGACCCTCTGATGGGAAGAAAACTAACCTAAAAGCAAAGGGAAGACTATGTTATTAGCTGGGGTCTGACTGATAATATACACAAACCAGCCATTGCATTACAATCAAAAAATTCCCGAAAATTGCTAGTAGCTGATTCTTTAGATACTGTATAAATGAGGCATCCATAGATTGCATGAAAGATTGCATTTTAATTCAAGCTTATGATCCAATAGGTCCTTTGATCTCTTTTGATAGTTACTGACAGCAGTAAACTAAGAACACACTGCAAGTGTTGCATGATGTTTCATAACAATTTGGCCCTTGTAAAAAGTTTCTTACATCCTTAATCAATTACATAACATATAGTATCAGTCAAATGTTTGTACACATCTTCACATTTAAAGTTTCACATTAAAGCTTCacatttaaagtgtttataaatttaattacatttctaCATTAAAGGTTAATAAAAGGcattaatttaaaacataaaaaataaatgttttgtttctttgcttaattttacatattgggaaaaaaataacttaaaatcttaaaatccaGGAAATAATTAGAATTTTAAGAAGTTCAGTCGTATCAGTCAGACCCAACTAGTAACTCACTTATACTTTATATGGGTGAAATGAATGTGGTGCCTCATTAACAGGTCGGCTAGAGAACActaatgggggaaaaaataaaacactacctTTAACACTGTTTTGTCAACTAAAGTAAAATGTGGTGACACAGAAAGCTCATTAACAGCCTTGGAAAGACAACCTCCCTCCTCAGGTGGTCAAAATTAAAGCTGAGGGTTTTAAGTTACAGTACCTAGTGAAGCTGGTGATGTGACATTAAGGAGCCGCCCCACATTCAAGGTGGTC encodes:
- the msrb3 gene encoding methionine-R-sulfoxide reductase B3 isoform X3, with the translated sequence MSGFNLLHLVTKSQPVKLKACGLPSGTCRSKKTWPKSFPQEELRKRLTPMQYHVTQEKGTESAFRGEYADHKEEGTYTCVVCGTPLFKSDKKFESGSGWPSFFDLIKEESITTMDDFSYGMHRVETACSQCGAHLGHLFDDGPRPTGKRYCINSASLSFQPKDAAAEGVEPSGGATGQSASCSKSEL